Below is a genomic region from Triticum dicoccoides isolate Atlit2015 ecotype Zavitan chromosome 5A, WEW_v2.0, whole genome shotgun sequence.
GACGGCTCCTGCGCCGATCGTCTCGGCCGGAGCGCCAGTCTGAATCCTGTAGCCGTGGGCAGGGCGCCGGCCGGGCCGGGCCGCAGCTAGCAGAGCGGCCAGCCGGCCGGCCACGGACGTGCATGTAGCTTGACAGCGTCCTCTCACGCGCTGTCGCCGCACAGCGAAAGGCCGCTGCCTTCGTAGAAAGCTATGATTGGATGCGTCAGCGGCGTAGTCGTAGGCCACACACATATGTGAGTCCCCTCCTGCTCGCACTGCTCGGCAACAGAGGAAATTCGTCACAAGCAGGAGCGGCGTGAGCCGAGCTGCCAGCATTCAAGTTCTTGTAGAGCCTTTCGGCCTCGGGGAAATATGATCAGACCGGCCTTGTagcagctgctgctgctggtggtggttTCGGGACGGGAAGAGTATGTGCAGGGTCAGAAACTTGCTTGTTTTGTTCCGAACCACCCTGGGCCAAAACCACCAATGTCCAATGCTCTGCTCAAATCACATTCATGCCACACATGGGTATCACTATATACacacatcgtcatcatcatcggatccGGGATCCGGGCCGGGCCGGGCACTCTGGGTCCGGCGCCATGTACAAACTTTTACAGCGTCGTCTATCATCATCCGCTTGCAAACAAAAACCCGGCAAAACCACAATACATAGGGATAGGGGGGTATCTCACGCTGGAACGGGGTGGGGGGGCAGGGGAGGGGTCCCCTGGCTCCCTGGAACACTAGCTATAATACTGTTCTTGTGACACCAGCTGGGGTCATTGATCGGATCAGCGAGGCGAGCTTGGAGCTGTGCCCGTTGAGCAGCAGGAGAAGGCACATCAGATCAGAGCACGGCAACCCGTACTCTGCTCAACCCAAGGTCTAGCTACTGGATCATCTATCTACCTGGGGTCTTCTAACAAAACAAGAATCTCTTCATCGTCGATGGTTCCGCTGTCGATGGCGTACTGCAATGCCGTTCTACCTTCACAGTCTGTCGCCTGCGAATCAGCACCCCTGCATGGAGATTCAAGCGAGTTATAGCATCCATGCATACTGGTAGCACCGAAATGTGAAGTTTATAAAATAAGTACATTCCTATATTATAAGCATTATCAGTATACCTGGAGAGGAGCAGCTTGGCATGCACGCGCCTTCCTTTCAAAATGCTGTGATGAAGCGGTGTTCGGCCTCTAGAATCCGTACTATTCACACTGGCTCCATACTGCAAGAGTAGCTCAACCATGCCTATATCCGCGACACGGCATGCCAGATGAAGCAAAGATAAGCCCTCAGCGCAGCCATCCAATTCATCTGTTCGTGCGCTTGTGCTCGCAGGAGAAAGAGAACCCCTGGGAGATATCTTCTCATGTGTGCCACGATCAAAACTACCATTTGACGGCGAAGACGGTTGCTCTTGTAAGAGAAGCGCTTTTCCAAGAGTCAAGGCCGAATTAAATGATGTCTGCCCATAAGTTAGATTTACATCCGCGTTCGATCGCACTATCAGACTGTACACCTCCATCTTGTTGTTTGAACTTACATGATCCCACATCTGTTGTGCTAGCTGAGTCTCATCCATACTATGCTTTCGTACAAAATCTTTCTCAGCAtactggaatatttaagaaataatAATCATCAGCAACTGAACATCACTAGGCATATTATAAATGAAATTATCTCTTATACCTTTAACATCAACAATGAATAGGACTAATACTGTTGTCTTGGCACAAATTAATGAAAACATGAGACTTTAATCTCATTCTCACCAAGTTCACCTAACATTTTCTCTAGTTCTCTACCTTTTTCACTCCCCAGTTTCCCTAAAACCACGTATCGTAGAAATGAAATATTCCCAAACACACTTTACGATGTATCTAATGATCTTGATTCGCATGTGGAGGTTGTATCTCATGCAAGATACTGTTTCCTTCCATTTATTTTCTCACTCTCAATCTCACAACAACAAaaaaaaggacagacccagtgcatagaagctcccacacaaggtggggtctggggagggattataggaacctactcttacccctgcaaagtgcaatgcagagaggctggttcgaacccaggacctcttggcacaagtggggaggacttcaccactgtTTCCTTCCATTTATTTTCTCACTCTCAATCTCACacaaaaaaaaaaaatcaaatgGCAGCCTTTTAGATACAGATGAGGTGGTCTGTTGCAGATATCCATAGTCCCTCTTTTTGTTTAAAAGAACTACTCCCTCAGTTCCATATTATAGTGCGCATAACAATTTGGATCAAATTCCGGAATGTAGTGCGCATTAACACCTTCGgacgaagatatccctctgctggaCCACTGCAGCGAAGTTGCATGCACCCACATGCGTTACAGTCTGACAAAAGCAAAGGGCATTTCTAGTCCAGATAAAAGGGCCAGCACACGTCTTGGTATAAACGCCATAAGCAAAGGCGCACTATATAGGGGAACGGAGGGAATATTATGCACTCTGTAATCGGTAAACCCAATGTGGCCTATTCGGTGAACTATTATACACGTGATTCAAATTGCATTCTGCTTATTAGTGATCACCAATTGTTTGCTCAAAAGTAGAATATACTGAAATAATAGGCAAATCATAAAGTACCTTGGCATGAATAAATTTCTCTTTCAGAGAGATAGGATCCGATTGTCTAGGCTTTCTGACAGCCAAGTTATCTGGTGTGTTTTCAATTCCGTCAGCTCTACAAAATAGTACAACTTGCAAGTTAACATGATACTACAACAATAGGGACTTCACAGATTTTTGTATAGTTGCAAACAACATCAATTTACctcaaagtatcaccatgatcaaAACTGCTTGATGAAATTAACATTTCTTCCCAGATAGTGTTGGCAAATGTGTTGCCTAAAGACTGGAAGAGATTGATTACAGATGGCTCCCACACCCTGACATCAAGTGTCAGAGACCTTACCTGCCAATAAAATGTACACTTTAGGTAATGTTCATCCTGATTTATCTTTCAACAATTAAAGCGCAGCCTGCTAATCACATTAATGATGAATTCATGCTATGACTTACATAATACTAAATCTAAAATgacatttcacaaaaaaaaaatggGTTGGTGAATGTTGTCTGAAAGAACTAAACTATTTCAAATTGTGTGCATGAAGTAAACACATTGCATCCCAAAATTCCTTAGTTTTCCTGTCAAAGATGCAGTTATTGCAACTCAGATTCTGGTTTGCAATGAAAAACAAATGGGAGACACAACTATCATTCAATTGTTCCTACGCCTTAATATACTGAACACAAAACAAACAATATATATACATTTTAGATGTGTAAGGATGTTCACCTTAGATATATGCACACCAAGATTTCGGTGTACACCAGAACATTCTATGCATACAAGGACTCCGAGGTTTAGGGATGCCCAATCAGGCTCTGCAGCACCACAATCAGCACAAACATCATTGCCAACCACCTTCCTAAGCAATTCAATTGGCTTGTCAGGTCTCATGCTGGTTCGGTGATGTTGTGTGACTCTGGAGTGCTCAAAGTACCCACTTCCTGAGTTCTTTTCCATCATAAAATCTTCACTCATGGAATGGTCAAGTTCTGTTGAGCTACTGAAAGAACTACTTTCGCTGTTTGTTCGATGATGGCCACTGCCCTTAGGGCTCAGCAGTAGACGCTGGAACAAATTGTATTAGTGTTAAGAAAATCAAATCTGGATATGTAAATAATTGCACAAAAGTCATTCAGCACTAACCCGCTCAGGGGATTGGGAGCTTAACAAAGAAGCAATGACACCAGTGATCTTTTCAATCCAATCCATCTGATCCATCGCACTCTCTGCCTGCCCAAGAATAGGTGCATGTCACTACTAAATAGACAACAAGCAACTTGGCATCTATTAAAAACTCGATAGTGTCATTCCTTTCTTTGCTGGCCTAAATGACAAATACAGACAACAGGTTTCTGGTTAGGCTGAATACCTGCAGTGTGTAGTTTTTTGTGGGCGAAATTATTCTGAAACAGAACCTTAGATCTGATTGATCTGCGTCAACTTTAATGGTTGATGTTAGCAGGTTTACTGTATGTCGTGCTACAGATTTCTCATCATGCACGCCGCCATGGTAATGAGATGAGAACCATCTGCTAAGCAGCCCAGAGCCATGCTCAGTGGGAGTGCTACTTCGTTGGTTAGAATAACCACTCTGTAAAATCAAAAACAGGAAAAATTAACGGAATGGTGTGAACTGAAACAAACCCAAAGCATTTCTATAATATCATGCCAAATTGAGTACGTGTTACGGGAACTTACGGATGGTCTACTATTTTGCTTGCGGTAATAATACAACATTCCTCGATTATCAAGGACAAAGAACCTCCTTTTCCAGTCGCCTCTCAAATTTGAAGAACGCTTTGAGAGATAGCCTTGCCGAATAGTCTGAACCTGAACATAAGTACACACTTTTGAACATCACATGCATTTACTGAATGAACACCTTCCTACAAGCATGAATCCAAATTTCAAGTCAACCAGAATGTGCTACCTTTCCCTTTGAAGCTGATTGCATGACGGCTTCAATCATCTTATGTGAACTTCGACCAATTGCTTGTATTCCATCACCATTAGGGGAATCAGTCATCCCGTTTGGCGACCACCGACTTTCCCGGTCAATCTGCCTTTTGAACTCTTGCATCCTCTCTACAAGAGCAGCTTGCTCGTAGTTGGACCTTTCTCTTGATTGCTGTGCATAAGCAAGAACCTGCAAAAGGAGAATCCATGGTGTGTTAAAACAAACATTTGTTACCAGGAAAAAGCAAGCAGGCACAGGCAGCTATGCGAAGAATTGGTGGATTCAGTAACCAAACGTTGCACTGTACTTCATTGAATCATTAAAAAATGGTCTCAGCAGGTGGTTTCCACTGTGCAATTTGCACAATTAAATGACAAATTAATTTAGAAATGAAGCAACTGGTACCGGACTATCTGACACCTAATCTTGGAGGTGATTTTCACTGCAATTGCCATGACCAAATGACACaacatttttgcaataaatatttgaAACCAGAGCATCTAACGCGTAATTGCAGGGGTTGAAGGTCATAAGAGGTCAATTTCTTGAAGGCGTTTTGTGCgacgaatccaggagtctgaggtcaggGAGGCTCTATAAAGGATGAtatgaggcaaggcgatgggccctgattgtatccccatcaaGGTGCGGAGGGGCCTCGGAgacagcgatagtatggctaactaaGGCCCTGTTTGTTTCAGCTTCGCTTGGATTTTAATCACCTATGGATTCGCTTCAGTGGCGAAGCTGATTCGCAGAATCAGCTTCGCCACCGaagtacactttgaggtgcttCAGGAAATTGCACTAAAAATGGACCAAAACCAGATTcagcttcactggcaaagctgattCCAAATAGCTGTTTGTTTCAGATTCCAGATTTggcttcactggcaaagctgaatCTACTCCCAGAATCCGAAACAAACAGGGcctaagcttttcaacctcattttttgggcaaacaagatgccCGAATAATGGATGCGGAGtaaattagtaccaatcttcaagaacaaaggAGGCGTTCCAAGTTGTACTAACTACCATGGAATTAagttgatgagccatacaatgaagctattggAGAGACATTGAGCATgggttaagaagaatgacaagcgtgaccaaaaatcagtttggtttcatgcctgggaggtcgaccatggaagcaattttcttggtacgacagctATGGAAAGATACAGGGAGCAAAAGGgcatgcatatggtgttcattgacttgaagAAGGCCTACGATAAGATAACACGGAATGTCATGtgttgggccttggagaaacacaaagtacattaccctcaacagggacatgtacgataatgttgtgacaagtgtttgaACAAATGATAGCGACACTGATGACTTTCCAATAAAATAGGACCACAccaagggtcagctttgagcccttatctttttgctttggtgatggatgaggtcagggatatacaaggagatatcccatggtgtatgctctttgcggatgatgatgtggtgctagtcgacGTAGTTGGACAAGGGTTAATAGAAAGTTAGAGCTGTGGAGACAAACTTTTTGGAATCAAAAGGTTTTAGGCTTATATAGAACTAAAATTGAGTACATGAGGTGTGGTTTCAGTACTATTAGGcacgaggaggaggttagcctcggtgggcaagtggtacctcagaaggacaccttctgatatttggggtcaatgttgcagaagGATGGTGATGAAGATGTGAGACATCAAATCAAAATTGGATGGATGAAGTGGTGCCAAGCTTCTGGCATCCTTTGTGACAAGAgaatgccacaaaagctaaaaggcaggttATATAGGACAGCAATTCGACGTACGATGGTGTATGGCGTTGAATGTTGGCCACCTGAAAGGTGACATGTCCAACAATAAGGTATAGCAGAGATGTGCATGTTGAGATGGATATGTGGCCACACAAGAAAGGATCGGGTCCGGTATGAGGATATACGTGATAGAAGAACTGGGGTAGCAAtggttgaagagaagcttgtccaacatcgtttgagatggtttgggcatatacaTCGCAGGCCTCGAGAAGCGCCATTGCATAGCGGACAGTTAAGGCATGCGGGCAATGTCAAGAGAGGTCAGGGTAGACCAAACTTGACATGGGAGAAGTCCGTTaagagagatctgaaggactggaatatcaccaaagaagtaggccatggacaggggtgcatggaagctagCTGTTCACATGCCAGAACCCTGAATTGGTTTCGAGGTCTTATGGGTTTGTAgcttaccccaacttgtttgggagtaaaaggctttgttgttgttgttgttgaatgtGCAGATAACATGCAAGATTATAAGTTTATAACAAATGGCACATCGGTGGAAGAGATTTTTTGCATATCCACTAACTAGTACATATGTATTACTTCAAC
It encodes:
- the LOC119302247 gene encoding ADP-ribosylation factor GTPase-activating protein AGD3-like — protein: MYFTRLDDSPMFRKQMQSLEEGADLLRERCLKYHKGCRKYTEGLGEAYDGDIAFASSLEAFGGGHNDPISVAFGGPVMTKFTIALREIGTYKEVLRSQVEHMLNDKLLQFVDMDLHDVKDARKRFDKASLLYDQARERYLSLKKGTRTDIATAVEDELHSARSSFEQARFNLVTALSNIEAKKRFEFLEAVSGTMDAHLRYFKQGYELLHQMEPYINQVLAYAQQSRERSNYEQAALVERMQEFKRQIDRESRWSPNGMTDSPNGDGIQAIGRSSHKMIEAVMQSASKGKVQTIRQGYLSKRSSNLRGDWKRRFFVLDNRGMLYYYRKQNSRPSSGYSNQRSSTPTEHGSGLLSRWFSSHYHGGVHDEKSVARHTVNLLTSTIKVDADQSDLRFCFRIISPTKNYTLQAESAMDQMDWIEKITGVIASLLSSQSPERRLLLSPKGSGHHRTNSESSSFSSSTELDHSMSEDFMMEKNSGSGYFEHSRVTQHHRTSMRPDKPIELLRKVVGNDVCADCGAAEPDWASLNLGVLVCIECSGVHRNLGVHISKVRSLTLDVRVWEPSVINLFQSLGNTFANTIWEEMLISSSSFDHGDTLRADGIENTPDNLAVRKPRQSDPISLKEKFIHAKYAEKDFVRKHSMDETQLAQQMWDHVSSNNKMEVYSLIVRSNADVNLTYGQTSFNSALTLGKALLLQEQPSSPSNGSFDRGTHEKISPRGSLSPASTSARTDELDGCAEGLSLLHLACRVADIGMVELLLQYGASVNSTDSRGRTPLHHSILKGRRVHAKLLLSRGADSQATDCEGRTALQYAIDSGTIDDEEILVLLEDPR